In Elephas maximus indicus isolate mEleMax1 chromosome 4, mEleMax1 primary haplotype, whole genome shotgun sequence, a genomic segment contains:
- the LOC126075761 gene encoding interleukin-22: MATVQKCVSTSLMGTLAAGCLLLIALLVQEGAAVPISSHCRLDKANFQQPYITNRTFMLAKEASLADNNTDVRLIGEKLFHGVHMSERCYLMKQVLNFTLVEVLLPQSDRFQPYMQEVVSFLDRLSNKLSQCHIQGNDQHIQTNVQKLKDTVKKLGESGEIKAIGELGLLFMALRNACV, from the exons ATGGCCACCGTGCAGAAGTGTGTGAGCACTTCCCTTATGGGGACTCTGGCTGCCGGCTGCCTCCTGCTCATTGCCCTCTTGGTGCAGGAAGGGGCAGCTGTGCCCATCAGTTCCCACTGCAGACTTGACAAGGCCAACTTCCAGCAGCCCTACATCACCAACCGCACCTTCATGCTGGCCAAGGAG gCCAGTTTGGCAGATAACAACACTGATGTTCGTCTCATTGGGGAGAAACTGTTTCACGGAGTCCAT ATGAGTGAGCGCTGCTATCTGATGAAGCAGGTGCTGAACTTCACCCTGGTAGAAGTGCTGCTTCCACAGTCTGATAGATTCCAGCCCTATATGCAGGAGGTGGTGTCCTTCCTGGACAGACTGAGCAACAAGCTAAGCCAATGT cATATTCAGGGTAATGACCAGCACATCCAGACAAACGTGCAAAAGCTGAAGGACACAGTGAAAAAG CTTGGAGAGAGTGGAGAGATCAAAGCAATTGGAGAACTGGGTTTGCTGTTCATGGCCCTGAGGAATGCCTGTGTTTGA
- the LOC126075762 gene encoding interleukin-22-like, which produces MATLQKSVSTSLMRTLAAGCLLLIALLVQEGAAVPISSHCRLDKANFQQPYITNRTFMLAKEASLADNNTDVRLIGEKLFHGIHMSERCYLMKQVLNFTLVEVLLPQSDRFQPYMQEVVSFLDRLSNKLSQCHIQGNDQHIQRNVQKLKGTVKKLGESGEIKAIGELGLLFMALRNACV; this is translated from the exons ATGGCTACCCTGCAGAAATCTGTGAGCACTTCCCTTATGAGGACTTTGGCCGCTGGCTGCCTCCTGCTCATTGCCCTGTTGGTACAGGAAGGGGCAGCCGTGCCCATCAGTTCTCACTGCAGACTTGACAAGGCCAACTTCCAGCAGCCCTATATCACCAACCGCACCTTCATGCTGGCTAAGGAG gCCAGTTTGGCAGATAACAACACTGATGTTCGTCTCATTGGGGAGAAACTGTTTCATGGAATCCAT ATGAGTGAGCGCTGCTATCTGATGAAGCAGGTGCTGAACTTCACCCTGGTAGAAGTGCTGCTTCCACAGTCTGATAGATTCCAGCCCTATATGCAGGAGGTGGTGTCCTTCCTGGACAGACTGAGCAACAAGCTAAGCCAATGT cATATTCAAGGCAATGACCAGCACATCCAGAGAAACGTGCAAAAGCTGAAGGGCACAGTGAAAAAG CTTGGAGAGAGTGGAGAGATCAAAGCAATTGGAGAATTGGGTTTGCTGTTCATGGCCCTGAGGAATGCCTGTGTTTGA